Genomic window (Caldinitratiruptor microaerophilus):
AGGACCCGGGTCCGTTCCCGGCGACGGCACGTGGCGCTCGGGGCGGCGATCGCGCTCCTCGCCGCCGTGGCGGGCAGCGCGGTGGCGGCGCGCGCCCTGTCCGGCCGGTGGCCGGCGGGGCGGTGGCCCGGCCACCCCGGTCGCGGCCGGGGCGGCTGGCTCTTGCTGGTGCCGTACGGCGCCGGAGGACGGTCGGGGGGCCTGCCCGGGAGGCCGCCGGGGGACGTGCCGGGGACCCCGCCTGACCCCTCGACGGGCGGGGCCGCGGCGCCGGGGCCGCAGGCTCCGGGCGTCGGGGAGGCCGGGGGCAGTTCCGCCCCCGATCTGGCCCGGCTGCGGCTCCTCGCCCGCTTCGAGACGCCGGTGGTATCGGCCCAGGCAGGGCGGGTGGCGAACATCCGGCTGGCGGCGGCGAAGATCGACGGCCACGTGGTCCCGCCCGGCGGCGAGTTCTCGTTCAACCGGGTGGTCGGGCCCCGCGACCCGCAATTCGGCTGGCAGGCGGCGCCGGAGCTGTACAGCGGCGAGTTCGTGGTCGGCTACGGTGGCGGGGTCTGCCAGGTGTCGTCGACCCTCTTCAACAGCGTGCTCCTCGCCGGCCTTCCGGTCACCGAGCGGCACCACCATTCCCGGCCCCTCACCTACGTCGACCTCGGCCGCGACGCGACGGTGGCCTGGGACGGCCTGGACTTCCGCTTCCGCAACACGACCGCCGGACCCGTCCAGATCCGGGCCCGGCTCCTGAGCGGGTCTCCGCAGCGGATCGAGGTCGCCCTCTACGGCGCCGTGCGGGTCCCGGCCTACCGGCTGCGGACCCGGGTGGACCGCTACACCCCGCCCGAGATCGCCGAGATCCCGGACTCCAGCCTGCCGGTGGGGCGGCGGCTCGTCGTC
Coding sequences:
- a CDS encoding VanW family protein; the encoded protein is MDGRTRVRSRRRHVALGAAIALLAAVAGSAVAARALSGRWPAGRWPGHPGRGRGGWLLLVPYGAGGRSGGLPGRPPGDVPGTPPDPSTGGAAAPGPQAPGVGEAGGSSAPDLARLRLLARFETPVVSAQAGRVANIRLAAAKIDGHVVPPGGEFSFNRVVGPRDPQFGWQAAPELYSGEFVVGYGGGVCQVSSTLFNSVLLAGLPVTERHHHSRPLTYVDLGRDATVAWDGLDFRFRNTTAGPVQIRARLLSGSPQRIEVALYGAVRVPAYRLRTRVDRYTPPEIAEIPDSSLPVGRRLVVEEGRPGYQVRVIRTGPDGREEVVARAFYAPRRGHVVVGTALLPAPRGDAGAAPLPVAPAAPDTG